The following proteins are co-located in the Pyxicephalus adspersus chromosome Z, UCB_Pads_2.0, whole genome shotgun sequence genome:
- the VGLL1 gene encoding transcription cofactor vestigial-like protein 1, which translates to MEELRKSPVEYRTKEHPVQTTKMGSQCVVFTYYQGDINSVVDEHFSRALRNTKDPQDLSTKSRSNDFLPKNSSNVLVDNYLWPKPYQSNSPVQMTSPVLSSLGSPSEHYPSTVFYQQHQQPADLWHFHNYGPSGHVNSVCHPHSVPEFQMVPGPDGKYSSFLNLLQPEGYPGPLQESVSKPDLLTSPSNGPPISENVNPRTHVQAGLHPQERRKEFFHAQERRRDLSFY; encoded by the exons ATGGAAGAACTGAGGAAGAGCCCAGTGGAGTATAGGACTAAGGAGCATCCAGTTCAGACAACCAAAATGGGCTCACAATGTGTTGTTTTCACATATTATCAGGGAGACATTAACAGTGTGGTTGATGAACACTTTTCAAGAGCATTGAGAAATACAAAAGACCCACAAGACTTAAGTACGAAAAGTAGAAGTAATGACTTTCTTCCAAAAAACA GCAGTAATGTGTTAGTGGATAATTACCTCTGGCCGAAGCCCTATCAATCCAATTCCCCTGTTCAGATGACATCACCTGTGTTATCATCGCTGGGCTCACCATCTGAGCACTACCCATCCACAGTATTCTACCAGCAGCACCAACAGCCAGCTGATCTCTGGCATTTCCATAATTATGGACCCTCTGGCCATGTAAATTCTGTCTGTCACCCCCATTCTGTCCCAGAATTTCAGATGGTGCCAGGACCTGATGGTAAATATAGTTCATTTCTTAATCTGCTGCAGCCTGAGGGATATCCAGGACCTCTGCAGGAGTCAGTGTCAAAACCTGATCTTCTAACATCTCCATCTAATGGGCCTCCTATATCTGAAAATGTGAATCCAAGAACACATGTACAAGCAG gtctTCATCCTCAGGAGAGAAGAAAGGAGTTTTTCCACGCACAAGAGAGAAGGAGggatttatctttttattga